One window from the genome of Verrucomicrobiota bacterium encodes:
- a CDS encoding PEP-CTERM sorting domain-containing protein (PEP-CTERM proteins occur, often in large numbers, in the proteomes of bacteria that also encode an exosortase, a predicted intramembrane cysteine proteinase. The presence of a PEP-CTERM domain at a protein's C-terminus predicts cleavage within the sorting domain, followed by covalent anchoring to some some component of the (usually Gram-negative) cell surface. Many PEP-CTERM proteins exhibit an unusual sequence composition that includes large numbers of potential glycosylation sites. Expression of one such protein has been shown restore the ability of a bacterium to form floc, a type of biofilm.), producing the protein MNPGKIIFATAVASLFALAQSKAQFTFTIDFEEDLSSNPLLGGQEIDDEFLPLFKVGATNNGNGPDAAVLYDTDAVPGTGGDDATDLTNPYTGGNISSIDPGNLLIIQENSSFSGGLFTNPDDEADGGLLSFAFAPDLITGFGFDVFDIENNETNGFEVTVNGSILLDIAFYTGLTNPNGTLEFGNDTANRLNFVTADDLGVEFIETLDIELKGSGAIDNLKLSAVPEPSAVALLGLGLGSLFIRRRR; encoded by the coding sequence ATGAATCCTGGAAAAATCATCTTCGCGACGGCTGTCGCCTCTCTCTTCGCCCTGGCTCAGTCCAAGGCTCAGTTCACCTTCACCATCGACTTCGAGGAAGACCTCTCGAGCAATCCGCTCTTGGGTGGCCAGGAAATCGATGATGAGTTCCTCCCTTTATTCAAAGTGGGTGCTACCAACAATGGAAACGGCCCCGACGCAGCCGTCCTCTATGACACGGACGCCGTTCCTGGCACCGGAGGCGATGACGCCACCGATCTCACCAATCCCTATACAGGCGGCAACATCTCCAGCATCGATCCGGGGAACCTACTCATCATTCAGGAAAACAGCAGCTTCAGCGGAGGCCTCTTCACCAACCCTGACGACGAAGCGGACGGCGGACTGCTCTCCTTCGCTTTCGCGCCCGACCTCATTACCGGTTTCGGCTTTGATGTCTTCGACATCGAAAACAATGAAACCAATGGTTTTGAAGTCACCGTCAACGGATCGATCCTGCTCGACATCGCCTTCTACACCGGATTGACCAACCCCAATGGCACCCTGGAATTCGGAAACGACACCGCCAACCGGCTCAACTTCGTGACGGCCGACGACCTGGGAGTCGAATTCATCGAAACGCTCGACATCGAGCTGAAGGGCAGCGGAGCCATCGACAACCTCAAATTGAGCGCCGTGCCCGAGCCCTCCGCCGTGGCCCTGCTCGGACTCGGTCTTGGATCCCTTTTTATTCGGCGCCGTCGTTAA